A stretch of DNA from Pseudomonas sp. HN11:
TTGGAAGAAACGCGGCTGGAAGACGGCGGCCAAGGAACCGGTGAAAAATGCCGACCTGTGGCAATTGCTTGATGAGCAATGCAATCGCCATGACATCACCTGGAAGTGGGTGCGCGGTCACATCGGCCACCCTGGCAACGAGCGCGCCGACCAGTTGGCCAACCGTGGCGTGGACGAAGTGCGCGGCTACAAGCAGAGCTGATGCCGACTCACGTGTTAATATCGCGCCCCTTGAATCACACTACACCGTTGAGAGCTGAACCCTGATGGCCATCCGATCTGTTGTACTCGATACCGAAACCACCGGCATGCCGGTGACCGACGGCCACCGGATCATTGAAATCGGCTGTGTCGAACTCTTGGGTCGCCGCCTCACCGGGCGTCACTTCCACGTCTACCTGCAACCGGACCGCGACAGTGACGAAGGTGCCATCGGCGTCCACGGCATCACTGACGAGTTCCTCAAGGGCAAGCCGCGTTTCGCTGAAGTCGCCGATGAGTTCTTCGAGTTCATCAACGGCGCCCAACTGATCATCCATAACGCAGCGTTCGACGTCGGCTTCATCAATAACGAATTCGCCCTGATGGGGCAGACCGATCGCGCCGACATCTCCCAGCACTGCTCGATCCTCGACACTTTGATGATGGCCCGTGAGCGTCACCCCGGCCAGCGCAACAGCCTCGATGCCTTGTGCAAACGCTATGGCGTCGACAACTCCGGGCGTGAACTCCACGGCGCCTTGCTCGACTCCGAGATTCTTGCCGACGTCTACCTGACCATGACCGGCGGGCAGACCAGCTTGTCACTGGCCGGTAACGCCTCCGATGGCAGCGGTTCGGCGGAAGGCTCGGGCAACCGTCCCTCGGAAATCCGCCGCCTGCCGGCGGATCGCAAGCCGACCCCGATTATTCGGGCCAGTGAGCAGGACCTGGCCGAGCATGCGGCGCGGCTGGAAGCGATTGCCAAGTCGGCGGGTGCGCCGGCGTTGTGGTCGACCCTGACCCAGAAATAGGCTGGTACAACGCGGTAAAATGTGGGAGCGGCGGTTCGACATTTGATTTGTGCAGCCTTTGAAATCTTCATTCGCGTCATCGCCTCCCAGCTTCTACCCTTGAGTGCATAGCCCTCAGGACTACAAGCACTCATGTACAAAGACCTGAAGTTCCCTGTCCTTATCGTGCACCGCGACATCAAGGCCGACACCGTTGCCGGTGACCGGGTCCGAGGCATCGCCCGAGAGCTGGAACAAGAGGGCTTCAGTATTTTTTCTGCAGTGGATTACGCCGAGGGGCGACTGGTAGCTTCTACCCATCACGGTTTGGCGTGCATGCTGATCGCCGCCGAGGGTGCTGGCGAGAATACCCACCTGCTGCAAAACATGGTCGAGCTGATCCGACTGGCGCGGCTGCGGGCCCCCAATCTGCCGATCTTTGCCCTGGGCGAGCAGGTCACCCTGGAAAACGCGCCCGCTGACGCCATGAGCGAACTCAACCAGCTACGCGGCATTCTCTATCTGTTCGAAGACACTGTGCCGTTTCTCGCGCGGCAAGTCGCGCGCGCGGCCCGCACTTATCTGGATGGCCTGTTGCCGCCGTTCTTCAAGGCGCTGGTGCAGCACACCGCCGATTCCAACTATTCCTGGCACACCCCCGGCCACGGCGGTGGCGTGGCCTACCGCAAGAGCCCGGTGGGGCAGGCGTTTCATCAATTCTTTGGGGAAAACACGCTGCGCTCGGACTTGTCTGTATCGGTGCCTGAACTCGGCTCGTTGCTGGATCACACCGGTCCGCTGGCCGAAGCCGAGGCTCGCGCCGCGCGCAACTTTGGCGCTGACTACACCTTTTTCGTCATCAACGGCACCTCCACCGCGAACAAGATCGTCTGGCACTCCATGGTTGGCCGCGATGACCTTGTGCTGGTGGACCGCAATTGCCATAAGTCGGTGTTGCACTCGATCATCATGACCGGCGCGATCCCGCTGTACCTGTGTCCCGAACGCAACGAACTGGGGATCATCGGCCCGATTCCCTTGAGCGAGTTCAGCCCCGAATCCATCCGCGCCAAGATCGACGCCAGCCCACTGACCCGTGGTCGCCCACCGAAAGTGAAAATGGCAGTGGTCACCAATTCCACTTACGATGGCCTGTGTTACAACGCCGAGCTGATCAAACAGCAATTGGGCAACAGCGTCGAAGTGCTGCATTTTGACGAAGCCTGGTACGCCTACGCGGCGTTTCATGAGTTCTTCGTCGGTCGCTACGGCATGGGCACCTCGCGCACGCCAGACAGCCCGCTGGTGTTCACCACTCATTCCACTCACAAGCTGCTGGCTGCCTTCAGTCAGGCTTCGATGATCCATGTACAGGACGGCGGCGCACGCCAGTTGGACCGTGACCGTTTCAACGAAGCCTTCATGATGCATATTTCCACGTCGCCGCAATACAGCATCATTGCTTCGCTGGATGTCGCATCGGCGATGATGGAAGGCCCGGCCGGGCGTTCGCTGTTGCAGGAAATGTTCGACGAGGCCTTGAGTTTTCGCCGTGCCCTGGCCAATCTGCGTCAGCATATTGCCGCTGAAGACTGGTGGTTTTCCATCTGGCAGCCGCCATCGGTATCGGGCATCGATCGCGTTGTCACCGCAGATTGGCTATTGCACCCTCAAGATGACTGGCATGGTTTCGGCGACGTGGCCGAAGACTACGTGCTGCTGGACCCGATCAAAGTGACGTTGGTAATGCCCGGCCTCAATGCCGGCGGCGCCCTCAGCGATTGCGGGATTCCCGCAGCGGTGGTCAGTAAATTCCTCTGGGAACGCGGCCTGGTGGTGGAAAAAACCGGGCTGTACTCCTTCCTTGTGCTGTTTTCCATGGGCATCACCAAAGGTAAATGGAGTACCTTGCTCACCGAATTGCTGGAATTCAAGCGCAGCTACGACGCCAATGTCAGCCTGGCCAGTTGTCTACCATCGGTATTTGCACAGGGACCGGCGCGGTATCAGGGCCTGGGTTTGCGCGACCTGTGCAACCAATTGCACGGCTGTTATCGCAGCAACGCTACCGCCAAGCACCTCAAGCGTATGTATACGGTTTTGCCGGAAATCGCGATGAAACCGGCCGACGCCTACGACCAATTGGTGAGGGGCGAAGTGGAGGCGGTCTCCATTGATGCCTTGCCAGGGCGCATCGCAGCAGTGATGCTGGTG
This window harbors:
- the dnaQ gene encoding DNA polymerase III subunit epsilon, giving the protein MRSVVLDTETTGMPVTDGHRIIEIGCVELLGRRLTGRHFHVYLQPDRDSDEGAIGVHGITDEFLKGKPRFAEVADEFFEFINGAQLIIHNAAFDVGFINNEFALMGQTDRADISQHCSILDTLMMARERHPGQRNSLDALCKRYGVDNSGRELHGALLDSEILADVYLTMTGGQTSLSLAGNASDGSGSAEGSGNRPSEIRRLPADRKPTPIIRASEQDLAEHAARLEAIAKSAGAPALWSTLTQK
- a CDS encoding Orn/Lys/Arg decarboxylase N-terminal domain-containing protein, with protein sequence MYKDLKFPVLIVHRDIKADTVAGDRVRGIARELEQEGFSIFSAVDYAEGRLVASTHHGLACMLIAAEGAGENTHLLQNMVELIRLARLRAPNLPIFALGEQVTLENAPADAMSELNQLRGILYLFEDTVPFLARQVARAARTYLDGLLPPFFKALVQHTADSNYSWHTPGHGGGVAYRKSPVGQAFHQFFGENTLRSDLSVSVPELGSLLDHTGPLAEAEARAARNFGADYTFFVINGTSTANKIVWHSMVGRDDLVLVDRNCHKSVLHSIIMTGAIPLYLCPERNELGIIGPIPLSEFSPESIRAKIDASPLTRGRPPKVKMAVVTNSTYDGLCYNAELIKQQLGNSVEVLHFDEAWYAYAAFHEFFVGRYGMGTSRTPDSPLVFTTHSTHKLLAAFSQASMIHVQDGGARQLDRDRFNEAFMMHISTSPQYSIIASLDVASAMMEGPAGRSLLQEMFDEALSFRRALANLRQHIAAEDWWFSIWQPPSVSGIDRVVTADWLLHPQDDWHGFGDVAEDYVLLDPIKVTLVMPGLNAGGALSDCGIPAAVVSKFLWERGLVVEKTGLYSFLVLFSMGITKGKWSTLLTELLEFKRSYDANVSLASCLPSVFAQGPARYQGLGLRDLCNQLHGCYRSNATAKHLKRMYTVLPEIAMKPADAYDQLVRGEVEAVSIDALPGRIAAVMLVPYPPGIPLIMPGERFTESTRSIIDYLAFARTFDSSFPGFVADVHGLQHEDNGSGRCYTVDCIKG